One window of Bactrocera tryoni isolate S06 chromosome 2, CSIRO_BtryS06_freeze2, whole genome shotgun sequence genomic DNA carries:
- the LOC120767535 gene encoding serine protease inhibitor 27A, which yields MEALKHAYKLERQFLMKLLFVLGATALAYGQDDGFVQIVDDNVYSWYILDVTRILQNAESNIVVSPSNIRALLKTPPSMNLRFGSDEMTLGQNVIFVESNMILNNPDTLEWFYDCKIQETSFTDKNKLITSINDWTKSITDQNILKSSETILKDANLQVLILNMLNFKETLQINFKYTLNITFHERPDSTIVLPAVETTEYLKYLDSQILDAKILELPYSNGYFMYIILPHTKQGVNETINNLGYEQLKRIEWMMVERRVNVVMPTFKYHFITNMREHIQKNSTHRFDVDFQPAFGVETKKINILQTTVVQFNGSGKARVEDYEKIRTTKYERFYVDRPFAFYIEEKSTGRIISIGKVLNPMQ from the coding sequence ATGGAAGCATTAAAACATGCATACAAACTGGAGCGGCAATTCCTTATGaaattgttatttgttttggGTGCGACAGCATTGGCTTACGGACAGGATGATGGATTTGTGCAGATTGTGGATGACAACGTTTACTCGTGGTATATTTTGGATGTAACGCGAATATTACAAAATGCCGAAAGTAACATTGTTGTTTCACCAAGCAATATAAGAGCGCTACTGAAAACACCACCGAGCATGAATTTACGTTTCGGATCCGATGAAATGACGCTAGGACAAAACGTAATTTTCGTTGAATCAAATATGATTCTAAATAATCCGGATACTTTAGAATGGTTTTATGATTGTAAAATTCAAGAGACATCTTTCACTGATAAAAATAAGCTAATTACTAGTATAAACGATTGGACTAAAAGCATAACGGatcaaaatattcttaaatcAAGTGAAACGATTTTAAAAGATGCAAACTTGCaagtattaattttaaatatgctCAATTTTAAGGAGACTTTAcagataaatttcaaatatacacTGAATATTACATTTCATGAAAGACCGGATAGTACAATCGTATTACCGGCTGTAGAAACGACGGAATATTTGAAGTATCTTGATTCGCAAATTTTGGATgctaaaattttagaattaccTTATAGTAATggttattttatgtatattattctaCCCCACACCAAACAAGGTGTCAACGAAACGATCAATAATCTCGGCTACGAACAGCTTAAGCGTATCGAATGGATGATGGTAGAACGGCGTGTGAATGTAGTAATGCCCACATTCAAATATCACTTCATCACGAACATGAGAGAGCATATTCAAAAGAACTCTACACATCGCTTTGATGTTGATTTTCAACCTGCATTTGGCGTTGAaacgaagaaaataaatattttgcaaacaaCAGTCGTTCAGTTCAATGGCAGCGGAAAAGCTCGAGTGGAAGACTACGAGAAAATTCGAACAACTAAATATGAAAGATTTTATGTAGATCGAccttttgctttttatattgaagaaaaaagcACTGGTCGGATAATAAGTATAGGTAAAGTTTTAAATCCAATGCAATAA